From a region of the Helianthus annuus cultivar XRQ/B chromosome 5, HanXRQr2.0-SUNRISE, whole genome shotgun sequence genome:
- the LOC110944215 gene encoding replication protein A 70 kDa DNA-binding subunit A-like has protein sequence MENHNIAMLRAVDAFQEQFSVKVRVIRVWEHPERRNPSQLYSFDMIIMDEEGTKMEAACLNRVLPQFRPSLVEKKCLIIRNPTIGFNNSTYRYVDNQNRLCFQGTTEVIPCEDIGGSPYGFDFLSFPDILNSNAISNSTVDVIGYLIRSFPKETVNNKATGKQAVKVTIEISDLEGRTVFLTLWDQYCDKVLSFFESIKGKNIHAIIILQFGKVKWWNGVAYVNNSYTVSRLFCNHDCPEVDEFRNRLFENSIEVSESTSLGSMAKSVEEEILQSKDFLNICDVFSLKTVCKVIVLGNILGVYKDEGWFYEGCNRCNKKIKKVVNLSEDTQESGSAVTKEVLTCVSDRCAFKTITSSLKFKIQLRVQDPSASVTLTLFDREARKLLGKSVDDILTANPEFRSDSMKIPAEVDALVGQTAAFKIDVTGYVLKYNIHKYDCPGNSEVSHILKLTVDPNVISVLQEKQSSSQISSSQNMSLNIDASEFESQTSDGFKNSAAKRIENNTPVSNMASTVSPVSLDVTDTPDSMLAKDEVKRNLVQVYDVEEDSHTSATKLQKSGDFQDFNSAEKRNLLIPKVEK, from the exons ATGGAGAACCATAACATTGCTATGTTGAGAGCTGTTGATGCCTTTCAAGAGCAGTTTTCTGTCAAGGTTAGGGTGATCAGGGTTTGGGAACACCCTGAAAGGAGGAATCCCAGTCAATTATACTCATTTGACATGATTATAATGGACGAAGAg GGGACAAAGATGGAGGCAGCATGCTTGAATAGAGTTTTACCACAATTTCGCCCGTCATTAGTTGAAAAGAAATGTTTGATTATCAGGAATCCAACTATAGGTTTTAATAACTCTACGTACAGGTATGTTGACAATCAAAATAGGCTATGTTTCCAGGGGACAACCGAAGTTATTCCATGTGAAGATATTGGTGGATCACCGTATGGTTTTGATTTCTTGAGTTTTCCGGACATCTTGAACAGTAATGCTATTTCAAACTCTACAGTTG ATGTTATTGGTTATTTGATTCGATCATTTCCTAAAGAGACTGTTAATAACAAAGCAACTGGAAAGCAAGCTGTTAAGGTTACTATAGAGATATCTGATCTGGA GGGTCGGACGGTATTTCTTACTCTGTGGGATCAATACTGTGATAAAGTTTTGTCGTTTTTTGAGAGTATCAAAGGAAAAAATATTCATGCAATCATTATATTGCAGTTTGGCAAGGTCAAGTGGTGGAATG GGGTTGCGTATGTTAACAATTCATACACGGTTAGTCGTCTTTTTTGCAATCATGATTGTCCTGAAGTCGATGAGTTCAGAAACCG TTTGTTTGAAAATTCGATTGAAGTCTCTGAATCCACGAGCCTTGGTTCCATGGCAAAATCTGTTGAAGAGGAAATCTTGCAAAGCAAAGATTTTTTAAATATTTGTGATGTCTTTTCGCTTAAGACG GTTTGCAAGGTCATTGTTCTGGGTAATATACTGGGTGTTTACAAAGATGAAGGATGGTTCTATGAGGGTTGTAATAGATGTAACAAGAAGATCAAAAAAGTTGTTAATCTGAGTGAGGATACCCAGGAATCAGGTTCAGCTGTTACAAAGGAGGTTCTTACCTGTGTATCTGATCGTTGTGCTTTTAAAACTATAACTTCTTCTCTCAA GTTTAAGATTCAACTTAGAGTTCAAGACCCATCAGCTTCTGTTACACTTACTTTGTTTGATCGTGAAGCACGGAAGTTGTTAGGAAAGTCTGTTGATGATATTCTTACTGCTAACCCTGaattt CGTTCTGATTCCATGAAGATTCCTGCTGAAGTAGACGCATTGGTTGGCCAGACTGCTGCTTTTAAAATAGATGTTACTGGCTACGTCTTGAAGTATAACATCCATAAGTATg ATTGTCCGGGAAATTCCGAAGTGTCACATATACTGAAGCTGACTGTGGATCCTAACGTTATATCTGTACTTCAAGAGAAGCAATCCTCTTCACAGATAAGT TCTTCTCAGAATATGTCTCTCAATATTGATGCTTCAGAATTTGAATCTCAGACATCTGATGGTTTCAAG AACTCTGCTGCCAAAAGAATCGAAAACAATACTCCTGTCTCTAACATGGCGAGCACCGTTTCACCTGTTTCATTGGATGTTACTGATACTCCTGATTCCATGTTAGCTAAGGATGAAGTGAAGCGAAACTTGGTTCAAGTCTATGATGTTGAAGAAGATTCTCACACATCTGCAACGAAGCTCCAAAAGTCAGGAGATTTTCAGGATTTCAATAGTGCAGAGAAGAGGAACCTCTTAATTCCTAAAGTTGAGAAATAG